From Asterias amurensis chromosome 3, ASM3211899v1, a single genomic window includes:
- the LOC139934325 gene encoding glutathione synthetase-like: MASSEKQLSCVPLPLDPEVLTELRDSSKDWALTHGLVVMYMSPEQECCPDRITYVPHTLLPSPVPRELFEKVVRIQTHINLLMHRVAEDREFLTSSLKSTIQTDDFTRKLFEIYEDVHKDGFTKPIKLALLRSDYMIDTQGGQQSMKQIETNTMASSFGGLAANLTHLHKYTLGLHLCPTDIESHIPENASLQGLADGMVTAWQHYGNKDAVVCYMVCCPEQNIFDQRLLEFTMKKQESCIRVIRRSLSDMGKRGRLSDDRRLIIDDMEVAVVYYRVGYVPSHFCCGEKAWDAKILVEKSLAVTCPSIDWHLAGSKKIQQELSRPGVLEKFLDDPEVIRDIRATFAGQYPLELTKEGDEAAAMGIKNPKRYVLKPQREGGGNNFFDEEVREKLTELEGKEERGAYILMERIQPLVIKNYKVRGNQPAQLEEMVSELGIYGIFVSKNGKEVHNTTAGHLLRTKDHKTNEGGLTVGASVMDSPCLM; this comes from the exons ATGGCATCCTCTGAGAAGCAGCTCTCCTGCGTCCCACTTCCGCTGGACCCAGAGGTCTTGACCGAACTCCGGGATTCCTCTAAAGACTGGGCGCTGACGCACGGCCTCGTGGTCATGTACATGTCACCCGAGCAGGAGTGTTGTCCCGATCGCATCACGTACGTCCCACACACTCTGCTGCCCTCGCCTGTCCCGAGGGAACTGTTTGAGAAGGTGGTCAGAATCCAGACGCACATCAATCTGCTGATGCACAGAGTCGCTGAGGACCGAGAGTTCCTGACATCATCTTTGAAAAG CACAATACAAACGGATGACTTCACCCGCAAATTATTTGAAATCTATGAAGATGTGCACAAGGACGGATTTACAAAG CCTATAAAGTTAGCCCTTCTCCGATCAGACTACATGATCGACACACAAGGCGGGCAGCAGTCCATGAAGCAGATAGAAACCAACACGATGGCTTCAAGCTTTGGGGGCTTGGCAGCCAATTTAACACATCTGCACAA ATATACACTGGGTCTGCATTTGTGTCCCACTGACATCGAGTCGCACATCCCTGAGAATGCCTCGCTGCAAGGTTTAGCCGATGGTATGGTGACGGCGTGGCAGCACTATGGAAACAAAGA TGCTGTCGTGTGCTACATGGTGTGTTGCCCGGAGCAGAACATCTTCGATCAACGCCTTTTGGAGTTCACCATGAAAAAGCAGGAGTCATGCATACGAGTTATCCGACGATCGCTGTCTGACATGGGCAAGAGGGGGCGGCTTTCGGACGACAGACGTTTAATCat aGACGACATGGAAGTGGCTGTTGTATATTACAGAGTCGGCTATGTGCCCTCACATTTTTGTTGTGGGGAAAAG GCGTGGGATGCTAAGATCTTAGTTGAGAAGTCGCTAGCGGTCACGTGTCCCTCCATAGACTGGCACCTTGCCGGCTCCAAGAAGATCCAACAGGAGCTGTCCAGGCCGGGGGTGTTGGAGAAGTTCTTGGACGACCCCGAGGTCATCAGAGACATCAGGGCTACATTCGCTGGGCAGTACCCCCTGGAACTG ACAAAGGAAGGGGATGAAGCAGCCGCTATGGGAATCAAGAACCCCAAACGATACGTCTTAAAACCTCAGAGAGAAGGTGGAG GTAATAACTTCTTTGATGAAGAGGTGAGAGAAAAGTTAACAGAGCTCGAAGGCAAAGAAGAACGCGGAGCTTACATACTGATGGAACGTATTCAACCACTCGTCATTAAGAACTACAAGGTACGAGGGAACCAACCAGCCCAGCTAGAAGAAATGGTCAGCGAGCTGGGTATCTATGGAATATTTGTCAG